The following proteins come from a genomic window of Salminus brasiliensis chromosome 15, fSalBra1.hap2, whole genome shotgun sequence:
- the gpalpp1 gene encoding GPALPP motifs-containing protein 1: protein MSSNNVIGPALPPGLKTNGSEESDEDDRIIGPALPPLYKAAESSSSEDSDQEEVVFKRAKYSGSGDGLSSHKSCREQETVSKPHVDEDEDDDDDDNDDDGFFGPALPPGYRKQEGSPERPPVLGPALPPGFKRQDHGDEGNKEDEDNEVIGPALPPGYQAESSSSEGDDDETIGPMPVRGAAQSSVALDFERRAKRMRDKLLGLDNESEELKRESWMTELPPELQHIGLGARTFKKRSGPENKDRSIWTDTPADRERKARERQEAKEKGVPPKDEAPRLSQKDVDMAEKVSKYNESKRGESLLNMHTKKMKRKAEEDSKKPVERRPFDRDSDLQVNRFDEAQKKALLKKSQELNTRFSHSKEKMFL from the exons ATGTCGAGCAATAATGTAATTGGACCCGCCTTGCCACCAGGGTTGAAAACGAACGGAAGTGAAGAATCAGACGAAGACGACAGAA TCATAGGTCCAGCGCTGCCTCCTCTTTATAAAGCTGCCGAGTCCAGTTCATCTGAAGACAGCGATCAAGAGGAGGTTGTGTTCAAGAGAGCCAAATACTCAGGATCTGGAGATGGTCTGTCCTCACA CAAGTCATGCAGAGAGCAAGAAACAGTAAGCAAGCCTCATgtggatgaagatgaagatgatgatgatgatgataatgatgatgatggcttCTTTGGTCCAGCGCTGCCTCCTGGATACAGAAAGCAAGAGGGTTCTCCCGAAAG GCCACCAGTGCTAGGACCTGCACTGCCCCCAGGCTTTAAAAGACAGGATCATGGTGATGAGGGCAATAAGGAGGACGAAGACAACGAGGTCATAGGTCCAGCGCTACCACCAGGCTACCAAGCAGAATCTTCCAGCAGTGAGGGAGACGATGATGAGACCATTGGGCCAATGCCAGTGAGGGGGGCTGCTCAGAGCTCTGTGGCCTTAGACTTTGAGAGAAGGGCAAAGAGGATGAGGGACAAACTCCTGGGACTGGAT AATGAGTCGGAAGAGCTGAAGAGGGAGAGCTGGATGACCGAGCTGCCTCCTGAGCTGCAGCACATCGGACTAGGTGCACGTACCTTTAAGAAGAGATCTGGCCCTGAAAATAAAGACCGGTCCATCTGGACCGACACGCCCGCAGACCGTGAACGTAAAGCCAGG GAGCGACAAGAGGCGAAGGAAAAAGGTGTGCCACCCAAAGATGAAGCCCCTCGTCTCTCCCAGAAGGATGTAGACATGGCAGAAAAAGTGTCAAAGTACAAT GAATCTAAGAGAGGTGAGTCTCTCCTGAATATGCATACTAAGAAAATGAAGAGGAAAGCTGAGGAGGACTCCAAAAAGCCTGTGGAGAGGAGGCCCTTTGACAGGGATTCTGACCTGCAGGTCAACCGCTTTGATGAGGCTCAGAAGAAGGCCTTACTGAAAAAATCTCAGGAACTGAACACACGCTTTTCACACAGCAAGGAAAAAATGTTCCTCTGA
- the gtf2f2a gene encoding general transcription factor IIF subunit 2 isoform X1 — MSDRGDVDLTGAKQNTGVWLVKVPKYLSQQWAKATGRGEVGKLRIGKNQGKAEVSFTLNEELTTIDSISEKASMVRAPREHPFTMQTVGGQTLAVFTETSSGQSDAEGSSSGTGTGPDKIALEGVVVQRAECRPAANENYMKLKKLQIEESLKPHRFSQQLEKAVTTNYKPVANHAYNLDYDKKKKEEGKRARADRQQVLDMLFSAFEKHQYYNIKDLVDITKQPVIYLKEILRDIGIYNVKGTHKNTWELKPEYRHYQNEEKSD, encoded by the exons ATGTCAGACAGAGGAGACGTGGATTTAACCGGAGCCAAGCAGAACACTGGAGTCTGGCTGGTTAAA GTACCCAAGTATTTGTCGCAGCAATGGGCCAAAGCAACAGGAAGAGGAGAAGTGGGAAAACTGCGAATTGGAAA AAATCAAGGGAAGGCAGAG GTGTCCTTCACGTTGAATGAAGAGTTGACCACGATAGACAGCATCAGTGAGAAAGCTTCTATGGTGCGCGCTCCCCGGGAACACCCCTTCACCATGCAGACTGTGGGTGGCCAGACTTTGGCCGTCTTCACAGAGACCTCCTCAG GCCAGTCAGACGCTGAAGGCAGCAGCTCAGGTACTGGTACAGGCCCAG ACAAAATTGCACTGGAGGGAGTGGTGGTGCAGCGAGCTGAGTGCAGACCAGCTGCCAATGAAAACTACATGAAGCTAAAAAA GCTGCAGATTGAGGAGTCGTTGAAGCCCCACAGGTTCTCCCAGCAGCTTGAGAAGGCGGTCACCACCAACTATAAACCCGTTGCCAACCACGCTTATAAC TTGGACTAtgataagaagaagaaggaagaggGGAAAAGGGCGCGAGCAGACAGGCAACAAGTACTGGACATGCTCTTCTCTGCCTTTGAGAAGCATCAGTATTACAACATCAAAGACCTGGTGGACATCACCAAACAGCCTGTG ATTTATCTGAAGGAGATCCTTCGTGACATCGGCATCTACAACGTAAAGGGAACCCATAAGAACACCTGGGAGCTGAAGCCTGAGTACAGGCATTACCAGAATGAGGAGAAGAGCGACTGA
- the gtf2f2a gene encoding general transcription factor IIF subunit 2 isoform X2, translating into MSDRGDVDLTGAKQNTGVWLVKVPKYLSQQWAKATGRGEVGKLRIGKNQGKAEVSFTLNEELTTIDSISEKASMVRAPREHPFTMQTVGGQTLAVFTETSSDKIALEGVVVQRAECRPAANENYMKLKKLQIEESLKPHRFSQQLEKAVTTNYKPVANHAYNLDYDKKKKEEGKRARADRQQVLDMLFSAFEKHQYYNIKDLVDITKQPVIYLKEILRDIGIYNVKGTHKNTWELKPEYRHYQNEEKSD; encoded by the exons ATGTCAGACAGAGGAGACGTGGATTTAACCGGAGCCAAGCAGAACACTGGAGTCTGGCTGGTTAAA GTACCCAAGTATTTGTCGCAGCAATGGGCCAAAGCAACAGGAAGAGGAGAAGTGGGAAAACTGCGAATTGGAAA AAATCAAGGGAAGGCAGAG GTGTCCTTCACGTTGAATGAAGAGTTGACCACGATAGACAGCATCAGTGAGAAAGCTTCTATGGTGCGCGCTCCCCGGGAACACCCCTTCACCATGCAGACTGTGGGTGGCCAGACTTTGGCCGTCTTCACAGAGACCTCCTCAG ACAAAATTGCACTGGAGGGAGTGGTGGTGCAGCGAGCTGAGTGCAGACCAGCTGCCAATGAAAACTACATGAAGCTAAAAAA GCTGCAGATTGAGGAGTCGTTGAAGCCCCACAGGTTCTCCCAGCAGCTTGAGAAGGCGGTCACCACCAACTATAAACCCGTTGCCAACCACGCTTATAAC TTGGACTAtgataagaagaagaaggaagaggGGAAAAGGGCGCGAGCAGACAGGCAACAAGTACTGGACATGCTCTTCTCTGCCTTTGAGAAGCATCAGTATTACAACATCAAAGACCTGGTGGACATCACCAAACAGCCTGTG ATTTATCTGAAGGAGATCCTTCGTGACATCGGCATCTACAACGTAAAGGGAACCCATAAGAACACCTGGGAGCTGAAGCCTGAGTACAGGCATTACCAGAATGAGGAGAAGAGCGACTGA
- the tpt1 gene encoding translationally-controlled tumor protein homolog, which produces MIIYKDIITGDEMFSDIYKIKESENGMMLEVEGKMISRAEGDIDDALIGGNASAEVVDEGCDSTTISGVDIILNHKLQETSYDKKSYTAYIKDYMKAVKAKLQETAPDRVEPFMANAPAEVKKILGNIKNFQFFTGESMNPDGTIGLLDFRPDGQTPFMVFFKDGLEIEKC; this is translated from the exons ATGATCATCTACAAGGACATCATCACCG GAGACGAGATGTTCTCGGACATCTACAAAATCAAAGAGTCGGAAAACGGAATGATGCTCGAGGTCGAGGGAAAG ATGATCAGCAGAGCAGAGGGAGATATCGATGATGCGCTTATTGGTGGCAATGCGTCAGCAGAAGTTGTGGATGAAGGCTGCGATTCCACGACAATCAGTGGGGTTGACATCATCCTCAACCACAAACTTCAGGAGACCAGCTACGACAAGAAGTCCTACACAGCCTACATCAAGGACTACATGAAGGC CGTGAAAGCTAAACTGCAGGAAACAGCTCCTGACCGGGTAGAGCCCTTCATGGCTAACGCACCAGCTGAGGTCAAGAAAATCCTAGGCAACATCAAGAACTTTCAG TTTTTCACAGGAGAGTCTATGAACCCAGATGGCACCATCGGCCTCCTTGACTTCCGTCCGGATGGTCAGACTCCCTTCATGGTCTTCTTCAAAGACGGTCTTGAGATTGAGAAATGC TAA